One region of Flavobacterium pisciphilum genomic DNA includes:
- a CDS encoding PKD domain-containing protein — protein sequence MKKNYLVFMFFLLFAINSSAQTMMGCGTKLSQTEQDLFRQALPKIETAKKARLSKKIDAAPYIIPVVFHILSDGSNIGKTFTKAQMKSRIDDVIAICNKDFNGLFPAYNTVAPRFNAVKSKMNIQFVLATVDPDGNLLETPGMNWHPNAHISDGYDSKIYDYMYYGKNGKYYLDIVVVDEPNPSDGVYGSGHAFLPVQNVVPHVTFNHRYIGTTGGSDANFQFAKEMSHEFGHYFGLQHTFQNGCDPINDGMADTPPTTQGFGCNLSAVNSCGVVANYENLMDYNVDCQSMFTKDQTNAMTFWLDDMATAKYPRGFLWQNSNLASTGVIATIPTANFTVSTTAICSNKSVTFNDSSLGLPTSRTWAFSGGTPASSTATNPTVTYTTSGTYAVTLTSTNGLGSDTKTITNYIKVDQKSIANMVENFSGAFPPDGWTITNPDAGLAWEKRKDAGNGDSTCMIMNNADNAIINELDYIQLPYYNFTNGVNSQLYFDIAYTKFDDQSPDVLDVEVSTDCGTSWTSVYSKTHTDLETTTTPIALPNNWIPKTAENWRKEVIDLRAYIGNPNVTFRFKNKSGYGTRIWIDNVAVAITQSATPISDFSAAVTKTNCTSMTVPFKDASTGNPTTWAWSFPGGTPSTSTAQNPTVTYNTNGSYSVTLTTTNATGPGTIATKSNFITLTTPIGTSFTEGFEGTFPPAGWEITNLSNNITWEKSTATGRNSSSCMIINNADNAADDVDEITLQPLNLAVGVTDFSFDVAYAKFDANSPDVLSVFISKDCGATWTSLYSKTHTVLETAVSADANNWIPTADSDWRTEKVSLTAFKGNSNVLIKFVNKSGYGARIWIDNLKFTFDSKEKPYSDFKITSEMVCSDLPVQFEDTSFGEPTSWLWSFPGGTPATSTSKTPAVIYNTPGIYDVTLIATNTYGQGTTMLKTNAVTIKGKNTIPVTENFNSTFPQQDWQILNLDRDPITWEQRTDVGKGDLSCLVINNADAPTGMIDELILKSMDFTTADKPHLHFDLGYTQYLNAYDPTPAPDKIDILVSSDCGVSWTNVYSKNQLQLQTVFPPIQDDPITTQANETNDWKPTQDSDWRSETVDLSVVKNQASVLIKIRNTSGYGTRVWFDNFKINNSATLRIKENKIEGIVVSPNPSKDLFTISIPSSDQEEYETTVYSITGQVILNTTSSKIKSNNMTIDLSGKVNGIYILKIKSSSGKISVSKLIKK from the coding sequence ATGAAAAAAAATTACTTAGTTTTTATGTTTTTCTTGCTCTTTGCAATAAACTCATCCGCTCAAACCATGATGGGTTGCGGAACTAAATTATCTCAAACAGAGCAAGATTTATTTAGACAAGCCTTACCTAAAATTGAAACTGCAAAAAAAGCAAGGTTAAGCAAAAAAATAGATGCTGCACCTTATATTATCCCTGTAGTCTTCCATATTTTAAGTGATGGATCTAACATTGGGAAAACATTTACCAAAGCTCAAATGAAAAGTAGAATCGATGATGTAATAGCCATTTGCAACAAAGATTTTAATGGTTTATTTCCTGCATACAACACGGTAGCTCCACGTTTTAATGCTGTAAAAAGCAAAATGAACATTCAATTTGTTTTGGCCACTGTTGATCCTGATGGCAATCTATTAGAAACTCCCGGAATGAATTGGCATCCAAATGCCCATATTTCTGATGGATATGATTCTAAAATATATGATTATATGTATTATGGAAAAAACGGAAAATATTACCTAGATATAGTTGTTGTAGACGAACCGAATCCTTCCGATGGCGTTTACGGTTCTGGACATGCTTTTTTACCTGTTCAGAATGTTGTGCCTCATGTTACTTTTAATCACAGATATATAGGTACTACTGGTGGATCAGATGCAAATTTTCAATTTGCTAAAGAAATGTCACATGAGTTCGGACATTATTTTGGTCTACAGCATACTTTTCAAAATGGTTGCGATCCTATTAATGATGGTATGGCCGATACACCACCAACGACTCAAGGTTTTGGTTGTAACCTGTCTGCAGTAAATAGTTGCGGAGTTGTTGCGAATTATGAAAATCTAATGGATTATAATGTTGATTGTCAATCTATGTTTACCAAGGATCAAACCAATGCAATGACTTTTTGGTTGGATGATATGGCAACTGCCAAATACCCAAGAGGTTTTTTATGGCAAAATTCTAATCTTGCTTCAACAGGAGTTATAGCAACTATTCCAACAGCCAATTTTACTGTTAGCACAACTGCTATTTGTTCTAATAAAAGCGTAACATTTAATGACTCTTCGTTAGGATTACCTACTTCTAGAACATGGGCTTTTTCAGGAGGTACACCTGCAAGCTCAACAGCAACAAATCCAACTGTTACCTATACTACATCCGGAACGTACGCTGTAACGCTAACTTCGACTAATGGATTGGGAAGTGACACTAAAACTATCACTAATTATATAAAAGTTGACCAAAAATCTATTGCTAATATGGTTGAGAATTTTTCGGGAGCTTTTCCTCCTGACGGATGGACTATTACAAACCCTGATGCTGGCTTGGCATGGGAAAAACGCAAAGATGCTGGAAACGGAGATTCAACTTGTATGATAATGAATAATGCAGACAACGCCATTATAAATGAACTAGATTACATACAACTGCCTTATTATAATTTTACAAATGGAGTAAATAGTCAATTGTACTTTGATATCGCCTACACAAAATTTGATGACCAAAGTCCCGATGTTTTAGATGTAGAAGTTTCTACTGATTGTGGTACTAGTTGGACGTCGGTATATTCTAAAACCCATACCGATCTTGAAACAACTACTACTCCTATCGCTCTTCCTAATAATTGGATTCCGAAAACTGCTGAAAATTGGAGAAAAGAAGTTATTGATCTCCGTGCCTACATTGGAAACCCGAATGTTACATTTCGTTTTAAAAACAAATCTGGTTATGGAACTCGCATTTGGATAGACAATGTGGCTGTAGCAATTACACAAAGCGCTACTCCAATATCTGATTTCTCGGCGGCTGTTACCAAAACAAATTGCACCAGCATGACAGTTCCTTTTAAAGATGCTTCAACAGGAAATCCGACAACTTGGGCATGGTCATTTCCGGGAGGAACTCCATCGACCTCAACAGCTCAAAATCCTACAGTGACATATAATACTAATGGTTCTTACTCTGTTACGTTAACAACTACAAATGCAACGGGTCCGGGTACTATAGCTACAAAATCGAATTTTATTACTTTAACTACTCCAATAGGAACTTCATTTACTGAAGGCTTTGAAGGAACTTTTCCTCCTGCAGGATGGGAGATTACTAATTTAAGTAATAATATAACATGGGAGAAAAGTACCGCTACAGGTAGAAATTCATCTTCTTGTATGATTATTAATAATGCTGATAATGCAGCAGATGATGTAGACGAAATTACATTACAACCTTTAAACTTAGCTGTTGGAGTAACTGATTTTTCTTTTGATGTTGCTTATGCAAAATTTGATGCTAACAGTCCTGATGTGTTGAGTGTTTTCATTTCTAAAGACTGTGGAGCTACTTGGACAAGTTTATATTCAAAAACACATACCGTATTAGAAACTGCTGTAAGTGCTGATGCTAATAATTGGATACCAACAGCCGATTCTGATTGGAGAACCGAAAAAGTTTCATTAACTGCTTTTAAAGGAAATTCTAACGTTCTAATAAAATTTGTAAATAAATCTGGTTATGGTGCGAGAATTTGGATTGACAATTTAAAATTTACTTTTGATAGTAAAGAAAAGCCATATTCTGATTTTAAAATTACAAGCGAAATGGTTTGTAGTGATTTGCCTGTTCAATTTGAAGATACTTCTTTTGGCGAACCAACCTCATGGTTGTGGTCATTTCCTGGAGGAACACCAGCAACTTCTACAAGCAAGACTCCAGCTGTAATATATAACACTCCCGGAATTTACGATGTTACATTGATAGCAACCAATACTTATGGACAAGGAACAACTATGCTAAAAACAAATGCAGTAACGATAAAAGGCAAAAACACGATACCAGTTACTGAAAACTTTAATAGTACATTCCCACAACAAGATTGGCAAATATTAAATCTAGATCGAGATCCTATCACATGGGAGCAACGTACTGATGTTGGAAAAGGAGATTTATCTTGTTTGGTAATTAACAATGCCGATGCACCAACGGGAATGATTGATGAATTAATTTTAAAATCTATGGATTTTACAACTGCCGACAAACCTCATTTGCATTTTGATCTTGGATATACTCAATATTTAAATGCTTACGACCCTACGCCTGCTCCAGATAAAATTGATATTTTGGTTTCTTCAGATTGCGGTGTTAGCTGGACAAATGTATATTCTAAAAACCAATTGCAATTACAAACTGTATTCCCTCCTATTCAAGATGATCCTATTACCACTCAAGCAAATGAAACAAATGATTGGAAACCTACTCAGGATTCTGATTGGAGAAGCGAAACGGTAGATTTGAGTGTTGTAAAAAACCAAGCAAGTGTTTTAATCAAAATCCGAAACACATCTGGTTATGGCACTCGAGTATGGTTTGATAATTTTAAAATCAACAACAGTGCAACGTTAAGGATCAAAGAGAATAAAATTGAAGGAATCGTTGTATCTCCAAATCCATCCAAAGATTTGTTTACCATATCTATTCCTTCCTCAGATCAAGAAGAATACGAAACAACTGTTTATAGTATTACAGGACAAGTAATACTAAACACAACCTCATCTAAGATAAAATCAAATAACATGACAATAGATCTATCTGGAAAAGTAAATGGTATTTATATTTTAAAAATTAAATCCTCTAGTGGAAAAATATCAGTTAGTAAACTAATAAAGAAATAG
- a CDS encoding bestrophin family protein, giving the protein MIIKKKSNWFKMLFEWNGSVLPQLMPRLLLLLVFSIVVVYLKPFLLEHNLHINPTIFTLFGIALAIFLGFRNSVSYDRFWEGRKLWGALLNDTRSLARQSHSLINSTDYNKERDEFINLLIAFVYSLKHQLRHTDASDDIARLVSKDFANSLKEVHFKPIIILRALGNWVKNAKKEGKLDSMSQLAFEENLNKLSDIVGGCERIASTPIPYTYSVLLHRTVYIYCFMLPFGFVETLGWITPFAIVFIAYTYVAIEAIADELEDPFGIQPNDLALDTMSQMIENTLLELNDKKTTPQNNYYNSNNYYIT; this is encoded by the coding sequence ATGATTATAAAGAAAAAAAGCAATTGGTTTAAAATGTTGTTCGAATGGAATGGTTCTGTTTTGCCACAACTTATGCCCAGATTACTATTGTTATTAGTATTTTCGATAGTGGTGGTGTATTTAAAACCATTTTTATTAGAGCATAATCTACATATCAATCCCACTATATTTACTTTATTTGGGATAGCCCTTGCTATATTCTTAGGTTTTCGCAATAGTGTTAGCTACGACCGATTTTGGGAAGGCAGAAAACTTTGGGGAGCATTACTCAATGACACCAGATCGTTAGCCCGGCAAAGTCATTCATTAATAAATAGCACTGACTACAATAAAGAACGCGATGAATTCATCAACTTGCTTATTGCTTTTGTTTATTCTTTAAAACACCAACTCAGACATACCGATGCTAGCGACGATATCGCTCGTCTTGTTTCTAAAGATTTTGCAAATAGTCTAAAAGAAGTTCATTTTAAACCTATCATTATTTTAAGAGCATTGGGTAATTGGGTTAAGAACGCAAAAAAAGAGGGGAAACTAGATAGTATGTCTCAATTGGCTTTTGAAGAAAATCTAAATAAACTTTCGGATATTGTGGGAGGTTGCGAGCGAATTGCCAGTACTCCGATTCCGTATACCTATAGTGTATTATTACATCGAACGGTTTATATCTACTGTTTTATGCTTCCTTTTGGTTTTGTGGAAACATTGGGTTGGATTACTCCCTTTGCCATTGTATTTATTGCCTATACCTATGTAGCCATAGAAGCAATAGCAGATGAATTAGAAGATCCTTTTGGAATACAGCCTAACGATCTTGCGCTTGACACCATGTCGCAAATGATAGAGAATACACTATTAGAATTAAACGACAAAAAGACAACACCTCAAAACAATTATTATAATTCTAACAATTATTATATTACCTAG
- a CDS encoding GNAT family N-acetyltransferase produces the protein MTINIDQNIKLELINENHAQPIFDLVDANRMHLREWLPFVDRMQTVEFAENFVKGTMQRNQDGNEFAFVIIANGKAVGRIGIYKIDGQNKIGEIGYWLAENLQGKGIITQSCKAIIDFGFSNLQLNRIEIKCGTENLKSKTIPEKLNFTHEGVLRQGELLYDKFIDLHLYSLVKNDVK, from the coding sequence ATGACTATAAACATTGACCAAAACATAAAACTGGAATTAATAAACGAGAATCATGCACAACCAATCTTTGACCTTGTTGACGCTAACAGAATGCATTTAAGAGAATGGTTGCCTTTTGTTGACAGAATGCAAACTGTGGAATTTGCTGAGAATTTTGTAAAAGGAACTATGCAACGAAATCAAGATGGAAACGAGTTTGCTTTTGTAATCATTGCCAACGGAAAAGCGGTGGGAAGAATTGGTATTTATAAAATTGATGGTCAAAACAAAATTGGAGAAATTGGCTATTGGCTAGCTGAAAATTTACAAGGAAAAGGAATTATTACTCAATCTTGTAAAGCAATTATCGACTTTGGTTTTTCTAATTTACAATTGAACCGAATTGAAATAAAATGCGGAACCGAAAACTTAAAGAGTAAAACAATCCCAGAAAAACTTAACTTTACCCACGAAGGCGTTCTTCGTCAAGGAGAATTACTTTATGACAAGTTTATCGACTTGCACTTATATTCTCTTGTCAAAAATGATGTCAAGTAA
- a CDS encoding pentapeptide repeat-containing protein — protein MDTQLHQGKTFENIDYSEKRVTDFEFFNCDFINCNFSKSDLSNTDFIDCNFKNCNFSLATLRNTGLKNIKFTDCKLMGLDFSASNAFLFSMNFQGCILDYSTFLQRKLKKTNFFDCTLKDVDFSEADLTLSVFKNCDLTNATFVRSILEKVDFRTAKNYSFDPEENRVKGAKFSRLELAGLLEKFNLEIE, from the coding sequence ATGGACACACAACTTCATCAAGGCAAAACATTTGAAAATATTGATTACTCTGAAAAGAGAGTAACTGATTTCGAATTTTTTAATTGCGATTTCATAAACTGTAACTTTTCAAAAAGCGACTTAAGCAATACTGATTTTATAGATTGCAATTTTAAAAACTGCAATTTTTCACTGGCAACATTACGAAACACAGGATTAAAAAACATAAAGTTTACCGATTGCAAGTTAATGGGATTAGACTTTAGCGCCAGCAATGCTTTTTTATTCTCCATGAATTTTCAAGGTTGTATTCTAGATTATTCCACCTTTTTACAAAGAAAATTGAAGAAAACAAATTTCTTTGATTGCACGTTAAAAGACGTAGATTTCTCAGAAGCCGATTTAACACTATCCGTTTTTAAAAACTGTGATCTTACCAATGCTACTTTTGTACGAAGCATTCTTGAAAAAGTAGATTTTCGTACTGCAAAGAATTATTCTTTTGATCCTGAAGAGAACAGAGTTAAAGGTGCAAAATTCTCCCGATTAGAACTTGCTGGACTTTTAGAGAAATTTAATCTTGAGATTGAGTAG
- a CDS encoding SdpI family protein yields MNTAYFVSILLLLVSIALLLFPPKRINHFYGYRTRRSKKNIENWKFSNRFAAIGMLLFSACNIIGLYITSLFIDEINKNVIAVILLVEFGVLFYVTEKKTSENEKKNNQPM; encoded by the coding sequence ATGAATACAGCTTATTTTGTTTCAATACTTTTGTTACTAGTTTCAATAGCACTACTTCTTTTTCCGCCAAAAAGGATAAATCATTTTTATGGGTATCGAACGAGGAGATCAAAGAAGAATATTGAAAACTGGAAATTTTCAAATCGTTTTGCAGCAATTGGTATGCTGTTGTTCTCAGCATGTAACATTATCGGGCTTTATATAACATCATTGTTTATAGATGAAATAAATAAAAATGTAATTGCAGTAATCTTATTAGTTGAATTTGGAGTTCTATTTTATGTTACAGAAAAAAAGACATCTGAAAATGAGAAGAAAAATAATCAACCCATGTAG
- a CDS encoding S9 family peptidase codes for MKKYFLLLLLISSGVFAQESIDINQLNWLPNSHSFWVNTQGNVVVYDVDKLNQNTTILTQAQLSQSGFTGEIEQLVWNENKTKVLVYTNSKKVWRANTKGDYWYFDLATGKGKQLGASLEKSSLMFAKFSNDNENVAYVSQHNIYLESLVTGKITPLTTDGTDKIINGTFDWVYEEELAARDGFRWSPDGKSISFWRVDASETKFHLMINNTDALYPFTVPVEYPKAGEKPSSVKIGVIDITSLKTNWLDIPGEPDNNYLVRMEWINNQNVMIVQLNRLQNQASIYKCDTKSGVANLIYQEKSDSWIDVFDISSGEYDVFPCQFVDNGKAFLWSSDADGWMHVYKISVDGKKKELVTTEKFDAYYKAFNLETNSIYYIASPTDATQRYLYETNLSTKKTKRITPKEFEGTNEYRFSTDAKYAKHTNSNINREYNTRLVALPSHKKILPQTPDAFSAPQRNYSLEKFKVTTVDGVEIDGIMAKPLNFDPNKKYPVFFYVYGEPMASVANDEPYFYPYIAYLIPEGYIGIAMDNRGTPVMKGTKWRKSIYKNIGIINTRDQAMAAKEVLKWKFIDNDRVAIHGWSGGGAVTLNLMFQHPEIYKTGIAIAAVTDQHFYDNIYTERYMGLPSENEATYIKASPVTHAKNLQGNLLYVHGTGDDNVHYKNAEVLINELVKYDKMFDLMIYPNRSHSIREGEGTGKHLADTFMKYIRENCPPGAK; via the coding sequence ATGAAAAAGTATTTTTTACTATTATTATTAATCTCTTCGGGTGTTTTTGCTCAGGAAAGTATTGATATTAATCAATTAAATTGGTTACCAAACTCACATTCTTTTTGGGTTAATACTCAAGGAAATGTAGTTGTTTATGATGTGGATAAACTAAACCAAAACACCACAATTTTAACCCAAGCGCAGTTAAGCCAATCTGGTTTTACTGGAGAAATAGAACAATTAGTTTGGAACGAAAACAAAACAAAAGTACTGGTTTACACCAATTCTAAAAAAGTTTGGAGAGCCAATACCAAAGGTGATTATTGGTATTTTGATCTAGCAACTGGTAAGGGAAAGCAACTGGGTGCAAGTTTAGAGAAATCATCGTTAATGTTTGCTAAGTTTTCTAATGATAATGAAAACGTAGCCTATGTTTCACAACATAACATTTACCTTGAAAGTTTAGTTACAGGAAAAATAACCCCATTAACTACTGATGGAACTGACAAAATTATTAACGGTACTTTTGATTGGGTTTATGAAGAAGAGCTAGCAGCTCGAGATGGTTTTAGATGGAGTCCTGACGGAAAAAGCATTTCGTTTTGGCGCGTAGATGCATCCGAAACAAAATTCCATTTAATGATAAATAATACAGATGCGCTTTATCCATTTACAGTTCCTGTAGAATATCCTAAAGCTGGCGAAAAGCCATCATCTGTAAAAATTGGGGTAATCGATATAACGTCATTAAAAACAAATTGGTTGGATATTCCTGGTGAGCCTGATAATAATTATTTGGTTAGAATGGAATGGATCAACAATCAAAACGTAATGATTGTACAATTAAACAGACTTCAAAATCAAGCTTCTATTTATAAATGTGATACAAAATCTGGAGTAGCCAATTTAATCTACCAAGAAAAATCAGATTCATGGATTGATGTTTTTGATATCTCTTCAGGTGAATATGATGTTTTTCCTTGTCAGTTTGTAGATAACGGAAAAGCTTTTTTATGGAGCTCAGATGCTGATGGTTGGATGCATGTTTATAAAATTAGTGTCGATGGTAAAAAGAAAGAATTAGTTACTACCGAAAAATTCGACGCCTATTATAAAGCATTTAATCTGGAAACAAATTCTATCTATTATATTGCCAGCCCTACAGATGCAACACAACGTTATTTGTATGAAACCAACTTAAGCACTAAGAAAACAAAGCGCATTACTCCTAAAGAATTTGAAGGAACAAATGAATATCGTTTTTCTACAGATGCTAAATATGCCAAACATACTAATTCGAACATTAATCGTGAGTACAACACTCGCTTGGTAGCATTACCAAGTCATAAAAAAATACTACCTCAAACTCCCGATGCATTTTCGGCTCCACAACGTAATTATTCATTAGAGAAATTTAAAGTTACTACTGTTGATGGTGTTGAAATAGACGGAATAATGGCTAAACCATTAAATTTTGATCCTAATAAAAAGTACCCTGTATTCTTTTATGTTTATGGTGAACCAATGGCATCTGTGGCAAATGACGAACCGTATTTTTATCCGTATATCGCCTATTTAATTCCTGAAGGCTATATAGGAATTGCAATGGATAACCGAGGAACGCCCGTAATGAAAGGTACAAAATGGAGAAAATCTATTTATAAAAACATCGGAATCATTAATACTCGCGACCAAGCTATGGCTGCAAAAGAGGTGTTAAAATGGAAATTTATTGATAACGATAGAGTTGCCATTCACGGATGGAGCGGTGGAGGTGCTGTAACCTTAAACTTAATGTTTCAGCATCCTGAAATTTACAAAACTGGAATTGCTATTGCAGCTGTTACCGATCAACATTTTTATGACAATATTTATACCGAAAGATATATGGGATTGCCAAGCGAAAACGAAGCTACTTATATTAAAGCCTCGCCAGTAACTCATGCCAAAAACCTACAAGGAAACTTATTATACGTACATGGTACTGGTGATGATAATGTACATTATAAAAATGCCGAAGTTTTAATTAACGAGTTAGTTAAATACGACAAAATGTTTGACTTGATGATATACCCAAATCGTTCTCACAGCATACGTGAAGGAGAAGGAACAGGAAAACATCTCGCAGATACCTTTATGAAATACATAAGAGAAAATTGTCCTCCGGGAGCAAAATAA
- a CDS encoding nuclear transport factor 2 family protein, producing MSTREKIIQSYIDGYNQFDIDKMTTDFDETIVFENIQGGETNMTLTGLTAFKEQAEQAKTYFSTRTQTITSFKHLKDETEIEIDYFAILGMDFPNGFKKGQELNLKGKSIFEFTADKISKLTDIS from the coding sequence ATGTCTACAAGAGAAAAAATAATTCAAAGCTATATCGATGGTTATAACCAATTTGATATCGACAAGATGACTACAGATTTTGATGAAACCATTGTTTTTGAAAATATTCAAGGAGGTGAAACAAATATGACTCTTACAGGGTTAACAGCATTTAAAGAGCAAGCTGAACAAGCTAAAACCTATTTCTCTACCCGAACACAAACCATAACCTCTTTTAAACATTTGAAGGACGAAACCGAAATAGAAATTGACTACTTTGCTATTTTAGGAATGGACTTCCCGAATGGATTTAAAAAAGGACAAGAACTAAATTTAAAAGGAAAATCAATCTTTGAATTTACTGCTGATAAAATTTCTAAACTAACCGATATAAGCTAA
- a CDS encoding helix-turn-helix domain-containing protein: protein MKAEKDETIRTYNGKDFRDKFLESENTVEHLFKSNSEHFFCLRIEDVNQLKFPVPPSKHICHTLLFITSGTHKLKVGSEEYTTKTNEMILVPAGQIYSIDFMSKKITGIICQFHQDILIGKYGNREMINEFDFLKIWGNPAIAFQKREAGFISNLLSRLLIEYTETGSTNLEIIQSYLITLLFEINKNAVKTNKVLTAATTLTTKFKELIYLHIKTQHKVSYYASMLNVTPNHLNKSIKSVTGKSPTKWIDETTLLEAKYLLYQTNLTINEIAIQVGHYDQSYFSRIFKKQEGITPIEYRKMIEKS, encoded by the coding sequence ATGAAGGCGGAAAAAGATGAAACTATAAGAACCTACAATGGAAAAGACTTTCGGGATAAATTCCTAGAATCTGAAAACACGGTAGAGCATCTTTTTAAATCAAACTCAGAACATTTTTTTTGCTTGAGAATTGAAGATGTCAATCAACTAAAATTCCCAGTACCGCCATCTAAACACATTTGTCATACGTTACTTTTTATTACTTCTGGAACTCACAAACTAAAAGTTGGTTCTGAAGAATATACCACCAAGACAAACGAAATGATTCTTGTTCCTGCTGGGCAGATTTACTCTATAGATTTTATGAGTAAAAAAATAACAGGCATTATTTGTCAGTTTCACCAAGATATTTTAATTGGGAAATATGGCAATCGAGAAATGATTAATGAATTTGATTTTTTAAAAATTTGGGGGAATCCTGCCATAGCTTTTCAAAAGCGAGAAGCTGGATTTATTTCAAATCTACTAAGTCGGCTTCTTATTGAATATACAGAAACTGGCAGTACCAATCTAGAAATCATACAATCTTACCTTATTACTTTACTTTTTGAGATAAACAAAAATGCTGTAAAAACGAATAAAGTTCTCACAGCAGCTACCACACTTACAACTAAGTTTAAAGAGCTTATTTATTTACACATAAAAACGCAGCATAAAGTAAGTTATTATGCTTCAATGCTTAATGTAACTCCAAATCATTTAAACAAATCTATAAAATCGGTTACAGGCAAATCTCCTACCAAATGGATTGATGAAACAACCCTCCTAGAAGCCAAATACTTATTGTACCAAACCAATCTTACCATTAATGAAATTGCCATACAGGTAGGTCATTATGATCAATCTTACTTTAGCCGTATCTTTAAAAAGCAGGAAGGCATCACTCCTATTGAGTATCGCAAAATGATTGAAAAATCCTAA
- a CDS encoding START-like domain-containing protein, whose translation MDLKVRYEIEFPINSSPQLLYQYISTPSGLSEWFADNVNSRGEFFTFIWNDSQEKARLASKKTGEKVKFKWVDESSKDTEYFFELHILVDEITKDVSLMVVDFAEKDELGEAKQLWENQISDLKHLIGSV comes from the coding sequence ATGGATCTAAAAGTACGTTACGAAATTGAGTTTCCTATAAATTCATCTCCGCAGTTATTATATCAGTATATATCTACACCATCAGGACTATCTGAATGGTTTGCAGATAATGTGAATTCACGTGGAGAGTTTTTTACTTTCATCTGGAATGATTCTCAGGAAAAAGCACGTTTAGCATCCAAAAAAACGGGCGAAAAAGTTAAGTTTAAATGGGTTGACGAGAGCAGCAAAGACACCGAGTATTTCTTTGAACTGCATATTCTTGTAGACGAAATAACGAAAGATGTTTCGCTTATGGTAGTCGATTTTGCCGAAAAAGATGAGCTTGGAGAAGCGAAACAATTATGGGAAAATCAAATCTCAGACCTTAAACATCTTATTGGATCAGTTTAG
- a CDS encoding aminotransferase class IV: MINFNGNIVAQDDNLLIQNRAFLYGDGVFETFKVVDNKILFLEDHYFRLMSSMRVVRMEIPMNFTMEYLEEQILSLLNYNSISDSARARITVYRNDGGYYLPQNNTVSFLIHAIALDNKAYEINENQYEVDLYKDFYVTKQLLSSIKTTNKIINITGSIFANENGLDNCILLNDSKNVVEALQGNLFMLLGNKLITPPVSEGCLNGVMRKQILALAKKLTDIVVVEEAISPFDLQKADELFLTNVIKGIQPITKYRKKEFTTKLSGILTQKLNESLA; encoded by the coding sequence ATGATTAATTTTAACGGGAATATAGTAGCACAGGACGATAATTTATTAATTCAAAATCGCGCTTTCTTATATGGAGACGGTGTTTTTGAAACATTTAAAGTAGTAGATAATAAAATCCTTTTTCTAGAGGATCATTATTTTAGACTAATGTCCTCAATGCGAGTAGTTCGAATGGAAATTCCAATGAACTTTACAATGGAATATTTAGAAGAACAAATTCTTTCGTTACTTAATTATAACTCAATTTCCGATTCGGCTAGAGCAAGAATTACTGTATATCGTAACGATGGTGGATATTATTTGCCACAAAACAATACAGTTTCATTTTTAATTCACGCAATAGCTTTAGATAATAAAGCGTATGAGATAAATGAAAATCAGTATGAAGTTGATTTGTACAAGGATTTTTATGTTACCAAACAATTGTTATCATCAATAAAAACAACTAATAAGATAATAAACATTACAGGAAGTATTTTTGCAAACGAAAACGGACTGGATAATTGTATCTTGTTAAACGACAGTAAGAATGTTGTCGAAGCATTACAAGGAAATTTGTTTATGTTATTGGGCAATAAGTTAATTACACCACCAGTTTCTGAAGGATGTTTAAATGGAGTAATGCGTAAACAAATATTGGCTTTGGCAAAAAAACTAACAGACATAGTAGTTGTAGAAGAAGCAATATCGCCGTTTGATTTACAAAAAGCCGACGAATTGTTTCTTACTAATGTGATAAAAGGGATTCAGCCAATAACCAAATACCGTAAAAAAGAGTTTACAACTAAATTATCAGGTATATTGACGCAAAAACTTAATGAAAGTCTTGCTTAG